In Plasmodium falciparum 3D7 genome assembly, chromosome: 6, the genomic window TTGTAATTTCGAATTgaatgattattttttacaaaataatcattatcaaaaatatttacaaaaaaaaaacaaagagaaaaaaaatgaaattgtAGAAAAGTATCTTCATATTATACAAAGCAAAAAAATCTGGGCATCAAAACGTTTGAATATCTCCAATAATTTTCAATATTTAGAAAGACTTATTATTGATGTAGAATTAAAAGGAGAAGAACTTTTATGTTTTGTAGGCAAAttgaataatttaaaagatattatCATCAGCAAACTTGTATAttctaataaattaaatagaTCCCAAagtattatcatatttacttcttttatagaaaaaatgaaacgaAATAATATCAGACTCATACAACTAGGTTTATATTTTAGAATGGAACATAAACCTATcgattatttaaataatgaaaaattcagaaaaatattaagcgaaagaaaagaatatgTATACGATATTAATAAAGAGGAAGGAGATGAACTTATTTACATCTTACAAAAAAATCACTTAAATTCTTTGTATTGTCTATGGAGTAATGATTTGTTCATATCTTTTGAAATGTATGAACAAATCAAAAAGTTCAAGTAAGatcaaaaatatgaaatatacacacatatatatatatatatatatatatatatatatatatatattaccttatgttattttattttattttattttattttacttacagcaatttaaaaatatggataCTCCCAGGATGGCGTGCCTTATCATTGGCAAAACAGTAAAGTTATAAAATTGTTCtatttgaatatttatatttacaaatatgagaaatatattattaatatatatatatatatatatataatatctttttctgtttttttttttttttttttttttttttttgttacatTTGAGGAACATACCATCTTTATGACATTTTGtgtaattttaatttatacatttattaaaaagtctttttttattcctcTTTTTACATACcatttttatcttcatttttattttttgtgtgtttacatattatttatttatttatttatttattcatatatttagtttattttttttaattaacatattaaaaaatttgacaatttgtagaaaaaaaataataaaaaaaataaataaataaaataaaataaaataaacttaAATtcgattatatataaataaacatatttatacaatcttgataatacattataaatattttaattattttatatataaatagattTTATTACAtcaatattaaaagaaaagattGCAAATATTCaatgattaaaaaaatatatatatatatatatgtgaatatgtatataatattgtggacatatatatatatatatatatataatatatttatatgtatttttttttttttttttttttttttttttggtaaaaAGACAACTAGCTAActaactaaaaaaaaaaaaaaaaaaaaaattgcatGTACAACTTTTATGAATATGtagaaatattatgaacTGTTCATAAAAAAACAGGTATACAAAAGCTCATCATTCAAATTTTATGATAAATGaacaaaaggaaaaataaaaatagaatgtgttacaataaaaataataataaattcaaagacaaataaataataataaaaaaaaaaaaaagaaatgcatacaaatatgttaatatttatatatattcatttgatttattttcCTGTTTCGTTGAGGTATCTTGATAATACTGACATTTGTTTGTAAGTGTGCATTTTTCACACAAAGGTTTTTTTCCCTTACAAATAACCTGACCAAAGCCCACCAAAACGTGATTTATTTCTGACCACAATTCCTTCTGTACATaactttttaatttcatttgTGTATCTAGTTCATTTTTAGAATTTACCCAATTTAGTCGGTTAGCTATTCTGTGTACATGTATGTCCACTGCTATTCCTTCATGTTTATTTAATGCTGTTTGTAAAATGAGTTGTGCAATTTTTTCTCCTATACCtggtaatttttttaattcttcataCGTATGTGGAATATctgaattatatttattttttaaaatatgacAGATTTGCAAAATCTGTTTCGCTTTTACATTATAAAATCCAATTccataaattaattttttcaattgTTCTTCTGttgtatttaaaatattatgaacagtTAATCCgtgtttttttaatttgtccATTACCATAGCAGTCACTTCATCTTTTGTTCTTGATGAGAGCATACACGAAATTAATGTTTGAAATCTGAATACTTTCATGTCGTTTGTTTTTTCACTTAATTTATCACAACCATATTTATCTACAGGAGCAATGATATCTTTTctcatttcttttaatttattatatgttaacAAAAAATGTGCCCTTTTAAATTcgacatttttttcatctataatttttttatctacACCTTTTTCatctataaattttttatctaCACCTTTTTCatctataaattttttatctaCACCTTTTTcatctatttttattttatcacttttaacattcttatttttccttttctttaaCTCATGCACATGTTTAATACCCTCTTCCAATACTGTTTGttctttttctcttttcatttgtttttgttttattacatattctGTTTTAAcctttcttttatttaataatgaatCGTTCAtatgttcttttttatttcctttttttgttaaattaatatttttatatacatttccTTCATCTGGTTTATCTTGGCAATGTGATTTTATATCATCGTTTGAAGGATAAGAagtttgttcattttttatattaattttatatgttatatcataattttcttttttttcatctaacataaaatttttcataGGAGCATTATTTTCTCTTTCTTCATAttgtatttgtattttttttattttattattcataaaatatattgatgGTTTTTCCatctttataaaatataagttCAATAAGCATATTTTGTTAAGATAGGGAAATAACttcatgtaaatataaaagataatgataaaagggacattttttaaagttaaattaaaaattgaaAGCTTATTTAGTATgacattttttttgtgttgaGAAAAAATCGAattgttataaataaatataaatatattatatatatatatatatatatatatatatatatatatatatattatatatatattatatatatattatatatatattatatatatattatttatatatcataatgacaaacaatatattttatcctttttttttttaaaaaaaattatctacAAAgagtgtattttttttttattaaaaaaaagaataagaaTTACATAATTATCTTTCATATgggaaattttatattacattatataaaaatgtgttaCATTTTTTCCGTATgggtatatattattaaaacatttCTTTGATTTTTCAATAAACAACataacacataaaaaaaaaaaaaaaaaaaatatatatatatatatatatatatataaatatcttcatttttcttttttctttttttttgtaaaattgtttttcaaaatttattaataattaatatattatgtaatatatatatatatatatttatttatttatataattatatatttaatatatatattgtaataggTAAACACAATTGTCTttccttttaattttaattttaatttcatatttaaaaaaaaaaaaaaaaaaaaaaaagacaatgtattttgaaaatttgaaattttttaattaaacaatttttattattattatacattttagtaattattatgtttttgtaacttgtttctttttttttctttaatattaaaagttatatttttttgtttcatatatggtaaatatatattatatataataaatatatatatatatatatatttttttttttttattttggaataaatattttaacatGATTGATTCAATTTGTATCATCACacttgtattttttttttttttttttttttttttttttgaactgTTGCAAATATATAAgtgtaattaatataattctattttattaaaacttttctttccttttttttgcTGCTAGTCTtctgtttattttatattattttaatttattattttattttattattatttttttttcttttcttaaaaatgaaatactgagaaaatgaataaaacAGCAAATTTGTTCAAAGATGAAACAGAAAAGGCGATTGTTCATTTTATTGTATACCTTATaggtaattataaaaaaaaaaagaaatatatataacacatatatataacacatatatataacacatatatataacacatatatataatacatatatataacacatatatataatacacatatataatatatatatataacacatatatataatacacatatataatatgtatacataatatacttatgtatatatttacaaaccatataatatatatatcctccAAAATTTTCCACCTTGTAGGTATTGTTCTTATACTTTGTGTTTATTACaactatataattttaaagtattatttttattctttgttTTGggcttttattatttccattCCCTTACATCATGTAAAAgttaaattaaaagaatttttcaaaaagaaaattataaaaaagaaaaaaaatgcaaAAAGCGTGAATGGAAAAACGTACCAGTATATTCCAAATGAAAAACATGAGacatgtaataaatataaaaatgaaaaattaataaaaaataaagggcCTGGTATTATTGAAGATGAGCATTTATTACATTGCTTAAATTACAAAGATGGACAtactaatattataaaaaaaaaaaaagattcatataaaaaaacaaaaacaaataattgtACCAAAGAAAATAAGAATGAAGATAAATAtcaaatatttcaaaaatatacaaataatacacAACATGAAGatgatttaattttaaaaaataaagctagctatatttgtaaaaaggCATTTTATAAtcttgtaaaaaatataagaaaagaattagatatttatttatatatattttttttaataataaaaccaatttataaaaaagaagaaaaaaaagataattttaataacagCTTTGATAGTTATGAAAATGGTAATGATagtgaaatatattttttaattttacatagatttatatttttttatatattaagaggtatcttttataaatataaagaattcttattatccatatcatcatgtattttctttttatatgtcttttataaaattatcaaaattatttGGTTCCAGtacttttataaaatatatagaaaatattatgaaaaatattctttCCTTTTTACTTTTGatctttcttttatttataaaagatatctaaatgatatattaaccATATTGATTATCATACTAgctattattatcttttcttctatttcgtttttttttatttttaatatatatggagAATcggtttatataataaattccCTGAACAATTACCTCTCGGTCAATTTCAAAAACGTAAGAAAAAAGTGGACACATATAAAGAGTTGCAAAATGGAGTGCattcatatgaatatatacatatataaatatatacatatgtgaatatgtacatatgtgaatatatacatatgtgaatatatacatatgtgaatatatacatatataaatatatacatatataaatatgtacatatatacatatacacatatacatatgtacatatatacatttacacatatacatatttccCTTTTGTAGGCGGCGATTATTAAAAACTTCAAAAGGTTTTACAAAAAAGGAGGGAAGGAAGACATAGAAAATTTATACGAACTCGTTGATTTAAGCAAGGTACCTTTTTTGAGCAACACTATGATATCTTCGATATATAGCCATTTAAAAAGAGCAATAgatatttatgaaaatatatacttatacaacttcacaaaaaataaaaacgtATCATTAAAAGCTTGTTGCTTATCCTTACTTGTTAAAAGATTTGTCatcattaaaaataataatttgtacAATGTTAAAAAATTCGTTCTAGCTTTAAACgaacaaaaaaaacatatacttGAAAAAAATCatgattttaaaaataaaaaatgtatggACAAAGATGAAAATCAAAAAAGTGTTTTCTTCagcttaaaaaaaattatccaatatctatcaaaaaataaattcttcTCCAGTAATAAATCAAAAGATATAGTTGAagatagtagtagtagtaataataataataataataataataatgataaaactaatcaaaataatgaaaataaaaataatagtgtaagccaaaatatttttaaaaccgTTTTTGAGAATTTAGTAGGACAGTATGGTAATGTAGAACAGAAACAAAATGGAAAATCACCTGAACGAGCTAGCCATGAAagtgaagaagaagaaaaaaaaaaaaaaaaaaatataaataaacaaaaggATGATTTGGCTAGCTCAGAAAAGGACAAAGAAAcgaataaaaagaaagatggtatagataaaaaaatatatagtgataataaaaataaggataatgatgatgaaaagaaAGATTTACAaggtttaaaaaatatgagcAAAGAAAAAACAAGTAACAATTTTAtgcttaatatatatgaccCAGCAAAAGAACGAAAtttcaaaataaaagaatttatgagttatgtaaataatctatttttatcattaaaaaaaatagaagatTTGGGTAAATtaacaaaatttttaatatttaataatagttatggtttattaaaaataatgattttttttgtgttaatattttttaatttctttatgTTTACATTTGATGCAATTGTCCAGGCAGTGATTTTTTTTACagcattatattatttaatatcatCTAAAAAATCagtattaaattatttaaaagatgTATTATTAGTAGTAGATCCAtcaagtatttttttttataatattacaaataatttaaaggcaattataatatgtacattgaaaagaatatatttttatacattatatatatggttaatattttctttttttcagttcccaattatatatgtaccaacattattatgtattattttatcgCTCATACCAGTCATTTCTCCAGAAATATTAATtcttgttattatattacatttatggATAatcaaaaaacaaaaaattatatcacttatactttttatagttaatttttttatttattgttatttcAGTACAAGtatttataatgaaataCCACACACACATGCATGGTTGGTTTCGTTATCTTTATTCTTGTCTATTAGTACCTTTGGATCTAAGGGATTAATATTAGGTCCCTTGATTGGATCCATTCCTTTAATATTACATCAAGTTgctattcataaaaataaatctgtacaatccaaaaaaaaaaaaaaggaaaaagggaaaaaaaaattaagcaAAAATGAtcaattaatgaaaaaatatactcACAAACaactacaaaaaaaattcaaccaatttcataatatcattaaatattctgaacaaaaatataaaaaatttaaaaagaaaagaaatgaaaaagcACTCTTATGGAAAAATAAACTTGATaacttatataaattaatagaaATCAATAGAAGt contains:
- a CDS encoding endonuclease III-like protein 1, putative; its protein translation is MKLFPYLNKICLLNLYFIKMEKPSIYFMNNKIKKIQIQYEERENNAPMKNFMLDEKKENYDITYKINIKNEQTSYPSNDDIKSHCQDKPDEGNVYKNINLTKKGNKKEHMNDSLLNKRKVKTEYVIKQKQMKREKEQTVLEEGIKHVHELKKRKNKNVKSDKIKIDEKGVDKKFIDEKGVDKKFIDEKGVDKKIIDEKNVEFKRAHFLLTYNKLKEMRKDIIAPVDKYGCDKLSEKTNDMKVFRFQTLISCMLSSRTKDEVTAMVMDKLKKHGLTVHNILNTTEEQLKKLIYGIGFYNVKAKQILQICHILKNKYNSDIPHTYEELKKLPGIGEKIAQLILQTALNKHEGIAVDIHVHRIANRLNWVNSKNELDTQMKLKSYVQKELWSEINHVLVGFGQVICKGKKPLCEKCTLTNKCQYYQDTSTKQENKSNEYI